The genomic DNA GCCGCCGCGACGCCCTGGACCTCACGCTGCGGGGCCTGGTGGCCCACGAGTCCGGGCACGTCCGCTTCTCGTGCGCCATCCCAGACGGGGTGCTCGGCGAGGTGTGGAACGCGCTCGAAGACGAACGAATTGAGCGCCTGATGGCGCGGGCCCACCGCTTCGCCCAGGTGAACCTGGCCCGCGCCTTTGACCACCTGGGTGACCAGCAGCTGGTGAGCGCGCACGCGGCGGTGCAGCGCGCGGCCGAGCAGCCGCTGGCGTGGTGGGTGCTGTATTGGCGGTTTCTCCACGACCATCCAACGCTGAATGTCCGGCCGGCCGACCCCCGCTGGACCGAGGCGCGGCCGCTGGTCGAAGCGGCCTGGACAGCCCCGGACAGCGAAACCGTCGTGGCCATCGCGCAGGCCTTGGTGGACCTGCTGGGCCTGACCGAGCCGCTGGGCTTGCCGGTCAGCGCGTCCGGGGCCGGCTCAGAGGACCGCGAGGAATCGGCTGACCGCGCGGCCCGGCCAGAACGACAGGCCAGCGACTCAGGACAGGACCAGGGCCAGGCTGCAGACCAGGGGCCGGGCCACGGCCCGGAAGACACGCCACCCGGCGGGGCAGACGGGGGGACCCAATTGACGGGCGAACCGCCCGCCGCCTTTGGTGGGGCGGATGAATCAGGTGAGCCTGCGCGCTCGAGCGGTGACAGCGGTCCTGAAGGGACTGACAGCCACTCCGTCCCCAGCGCCCGCCCGCCTCAGACCACGGGGACAGACCCGGCCGGGCGCCCCGCCGACGGTGCCGGGAGGCCGCCAGGAGGCGCCATCACCGAACCCCAGGCGCCCGCCCTGCCCCTCACCCCGCGCCAGGAGCCGCTGGGCGGCACGCCGCACAGTCCCATTGACCCGGTCACCGCCGAAAGCCTGGCGCGCAGCGTCGCGGCGCTGCTGCAGGCGCGCACGGCCCCCGGCGTCGAAACGTCCAGCCAGTCACGGGGCCGTTTCAGCTATGAGCGCTTCGTCTCGGGTGCACAGCGCACCTTCCGCACAAAGGCGGCCCCCACCCGCTGGGCCCAGATCCAGGTGTCGTTTGTCGGGGACCGCAGCAGCAGCATGGGCAACCGCTGGGGTGAAGCCACGCGGCTTCAGGCGGTGCACGCCGCCTGCTACGTCTTTGTGCGCGCCGGCCAGCTGAGCCGCAGCCCCACCCACGTCACCCTCTTCAATGACCAGGTGCAGCGGGTGCTCGGCGAGCAGCCACTCAGCCTGGATGCCCCGGCCATGATCAGTGCCAGCACGGCGTTTGTTTCTTCAGGCGGCACGTCCCTGTCGCCCGCGCTGAAGCAGGCGCTGGCCCGCACGGTTCCTCACGGCACCCATCACCTGGTGGTGATTGCCTGTGACGGTGAACTGAATACCGCCGACCAAGAAGGGGTGCAGCAGCTGGTGCGCGGCGCGCCGGGGCAGGTGGCCTTTTTGCCGCTCCTGATCGGTGCGGAGGTGAGTCTGTCGGCCTGGCGCGGCCTCTTTCCAGGCGCCCAGGTCGCGCGCACCCCCCACGAGCTGGTCCACCTGACCCGCACGGTGTTGCAGGGCCTGCGCCGGGGGCCCTGGCGCGCGCGGCCCGTGCCGGGACCGCGCCGCTGAGGCGACGGCGGGAGACGCCACACCCCAAAAGGGTTGGGGGCCTGCGGCCCGCCCCCAACCCAGGCCGGGGTATGAACGACCGCCGACCGGAGTTGACCGCCGCCATCGACGCGGCCGATTTGCCCGACATCATTGAAGACACCACGGGCCGCGCCTGCCCCCGCAACGGCGGCACCATCCGCGACCCCCGGCTGGGGTACGAAGAGGGCCACGCCTCATTCAGCGTGTTCCGGCACGGCCAGGTCTGGTTTTTCAAGCGGCGCGGCGCCGGTGAGGGCCAGGGCACGGCCTGGCATTTCCTGCTGAGCCTGGGCTGGACCGACGACGAGGCGGCCGAGTACCTGATCAGCCGCGCGGGGCTCTGCGGCGGCGCGCTTCCTGAGCGCCGGTTGCGCCCGGCGAAAACGGCGCTGGAGCGGGCCATTGAACTCGCCGCCGCCTGGACGCCGCTGACCCGCACGGAGGCGGTGGACGCCTGGGCCCACGTCGGCCCCCTGGACGCGGCCGGCGCCCAGGACCTGGCCCGGCGCGGCCTGCTGCATTCGCCGGTCCTGCAGGTGGGCTCCATGACCAGGGACCAGGGCTGGGCCAAGCGCGGCGGCGTGGCCTTCGGCATCCACGGCCCGCAGGGGCACCTGATCGCCGTCAAAGTGCGGCAGCCGGCAGGGGTGGAGCCCCGCTTCGTGCTGCGCACCAAAGACCGGGGGTCTCCGCCCTGGTGCAGTCCGGGCTACGGCCGCGCGTCCACCGTGCTGATTGTCGAAGGCGAGTGGAACGCGGCGGCCGCCGCCCACGCCGCGCACGTCATGGGCCTGGACCTCGACGTGCAGGGCCTGCCGGGCGTGGACACCGACCCGCATCTGGACGGCCTGGACCGCCAGGTGCTGCTGTACCTCGATCAGGACGAGGGGCACCAGGAGGCGCAGGCGCGGCTGACCGAACTGGCCCTGGGCTGCGCCGCAACCCACGTGGAGCGCCTGAGCGCCCTGCCGAACGGACAGGATTTCTGCGACGTGCTGGGGCAGCAGGGTCCGGCGGCGCTGGCCGCGCTGCTGGTGTCGACCCAAGCCGCGCCGTCGCTTCACGCGGGCGCCTTCCTGCCCGATTACTCCAGCTGGCCGCTGATGCCCCCCCGAAACGCCGCCCTGTAGCGCCCGATGCTGGCCCTTCCCCCTCTCCCCTGCTCACCAGGAGACCCCATGTACACCCTGACCCCCGCTGCTGACCTTATCGCCCACCTGGGCTGCGTGCCCGGCACGCCGCTGGCCCTCTTGCCCCTGACCGGTCAGCCCATCGCGCTGGACGTGGGCCCACTGACCCTGCGGGCCAAGCCCCGGGGCGCGGTGATGCTGGGCGGCGAGTTGCTGATTCCCCTGCGTGGGCGGCCCCGGCAGGCCGACGCCAGCCTGCAGATCGGACCGGCCACGGTGCCCGTGAAGGTGCACTGCGACTGGACGGCCCTGACGGCCCGCCTCACGGTGGACGGCATCTTCGCGCAGGTCCTGGAAGCCACGGTGCCGCTGGACGCGCCGGTGAGGCGGGCGCTTGCCGCCGCTGAGCCCCCGACGCTCTGTGCCGGCCCGGTGCGCATCCTGCCTGGCCGAACAGCGCCGCCGCTGACCTTCACCCCGGACGCGCACCCGCTGCTCGGGCAGGTCAATGGCCGCTGCCAGGAACTGATCCGGATGCAGGGCGCCCTGGTGCTGCGTTTCGCTCTGGAGGGGGGCTCCTTGTACGTCGTGTCTCTGGACGGGGGGCAATCGTGGACCGCTGCCGGCGCCGACCCGGTCCGTGAATCGTTCCAGGGACTGACCGACGAGGAGCGCCGGGCCGCCGTGTCCAGACTGACGCCTCGCCGGTGCCCTGACGCCCTGCGGCTGAGCCCGGACCGGACCCAGTGGCACCTGACCACCCCGACAGAGCCGGACCTGCCGCTGATCCGGCTGGAGCGCGAGGACCGGTTGGTCCTGCAAGCAGAGCTGGAGACGGCCGAGGGGGAAGCGGCCGGTGTGCAGCCGCTGCTGGTGATCGTGGAGCCGCTCCCGATGCGGCTGTCTTCTGCGGCCCGCGACAGCCTGATGGACGCCAGTGGCGCGCCGCTGCATGTCCGCGCCTGGTTGGGACCTGTCCTGGACACAGGCACCCTTGATGACCTGACGCTGCACCAGCAACTGGAACAGGCACGCCGGCGCGCGGCGCAGCAAGGCCGCACCTTGGGTACGGCGGCCCTGCTGGCCGACGCCGTCCGGCCGCTGCTGACCCGCTTCTCCTGGGCCAAGGTGCACCAGATCCTGGGCCAGTGGACGGCCCACCGGATCACCTGTACCGCCGGTCCTGGCGGCGGCCTGGACATCGCGGTGGCCGGGCAGCCGGCACTGAGCGTTTCGTCTGACGGGGTGTGGCGCCCCTCGGCGGCCGTGAACACCGTGACGGCCCAGGGCGGCGACACGCTGCTGGCGGCGGCCCGCCACGCGCTCACCCAGCGCGACGCGCACGAGATGTTCGAGCGGCTGACCGGCGCCGTGGTGCTGGGCGCCACCCCCGAGTGCGCCTGGCTGCTGCCGCTGCCCGTGGGCCAGCCGCCGGCCCCAGCCACAGGGCTGGGGCAACTGGTGGCCCAGTCCAGCTAGTCACGGACCAGCCAGACCCAAAGTGGCCGGTGGCGCCGCCACCGGCCCACGGGCTGGTATGACCATGACCCTGTTCCCGGAAACGCCGGCCACCCCTGCCCCCCAGGCGACCGAAAAAAAGAAGCGTCGCAAGGTGCTGGATACGCCCCTGGCCCCCTCGTATGGCCTGCGCAGCGAGCCGGGCTGGCATCCAGGGCTGGACGGCGCGGCCACCCTGGATCTGGACGCCCTGCCCCTGCCGGCTTTCGGCGTGGAGTTGACGGGCGCGCCGCAGCAGGCCCGGCAGGCGGCCAATGAGCAGGCCCGCGCCCTGCTGGCCACCCTGCCACCGAAAACCAAACTGGACGACGACCAGAAGCAGGTCCTGCGCGCCTACAGCGGCGGGGGCAATCTGGGCGAGAGCACCGACGCGTATTACACCCCCACCCGCTTGG from Deinococcus multiflagellatus includes the following:
- a CDS encoding vWA domain-containing protein; protein product: MTPAAAAWPLWATHPHWRLFLLQLTTYYTNRTGEHRWNAAFREFDGVACMVPSARTLYLHPQLMGPLHPHAWHRHSLSRRDALDLTLRGLVAHESGHVRFSCAIPDGVLGEVWNALEDERIERLMARAHRFAQVNLARAFDHLGDQQLVSAHAAVQRAAEQPLAWWVLYWRFLHDHPTLNVRPADPRWTEARPLVEAAWTAPDSETVVAIAQALVDLLGLTEPLGLPVSASGAGSEDREESADRAARPERQASDSGQDQGQAADQGPGHGPEDTPPGGADGGTQLTGEPPAAFGGADESGEPARSSGDSGPEGTDSHSVPSARPPQTTGTDPAGRPADGAGRPPGGAITEPQAPALPLTPRQEPLGGTPHSPIDPVTAESLARSVAALLQARTAPGVETSSQSRGRFSYERFVSGAQRTFRTKAAPTRWAQIQVSFVGDRSSSMGNRWGEATRLQAVHAACYVFVRAGQLSRSPTHVTLFNDQVQRVLGEQPLSLDAPAMISASTAFVSSGGTSLSPALKQALARTVPHGTHHLVVIACDGELNTADQEGVQQLVRGAPGQVAFLPLLIGAEVSLSAWRGLFPGAQVARTPHELVHLTRTVLQGLRRGPWRARPVPGPRR